The Sebastes umbrosus isolate fSebUmb1 chromosome 23, fSebUmb1.pri, whole genome shotgun sequence genome contains a region encoding:
- the nrcama gene encoding neuronal cell adhesion molecule a isoform X2, producing MDRNRKRVQGFGAVLLTLLCHMTSALEVPLDPKVLEGLPQPPTITLQSPKDYIFDPRENIVIHCEAKGKPHPSFSWTRNGSHFDVEKDSKVLMKPGSGTLVIDISGEKAEAYEGTYQCTAHNEHGTAVSNSIVIRQSRSPLWSKERNEAIVVQMGVSLVLQCRPPAGLPPPVIFWMDNNFQRLPLDKRVSQALNGDLYFSNVLPEDTRSDYICYARFPHTQTIQQKQPISVTVLDNSPEGERRPVFMTPLGATSTKMVLRGETLELECVADGLPTPEISWQKGGGELPSSRMSFYNFRKTLKVSDVTETDGGDYRCTAANNLGTIYHIIKVTVKAAPFWVSAPRNLILAPNETGILTCRVNGEPKPKINWFVNGVSIENAPEDPSRKVDDDTVILSNVQTGSSAVYQCNASNEFGYLLANAFVNVLAEPPRVLTPPDRVYQVITNNPALLHCAFFGSPIPSITWFKDSQTSVKNGDPYVIHENGTLEIHVAQPLNSGKYTCIATNSLGIKENHIFLEVKEPTRILKQPEYRVVQRGMSAVFECKVKHDPSLVPTMTWLKDNGELPDGRFEVGADSLTINDVTDGDEGTYTCIMNTTLDQDSASAMLTVVEATPTPAMVYEKPDPPTDLELTDQTERSVQLTWIPGDEHNSPTQKFLIQYEDLLHQPGVWINLTDTSGTSTTARLNLSPYVYYSFRVLALNRVGYSEPSKPSSQYRTNPSAPDDNPSDVQGGGTKPGNLVISWTSLTGFQANGPHLEYRVQWRQKDVDDDWSSKNVANVSEFIVSGTPIYVPYEVKVQALNDYGSGPEPEVVIGYSGEDLPLSAPDSVQIMVHNSTLAEVHWEPVSFPSVRGKLQGYKVYYRRERGLHETEEDTEQLEQVLTFSGNRSEGRLPGLQPYSQYNLTIRVLNNKGEGPPSPSKKFETPEGVPERPSFLNVINHGLDSLTLEWGPPLNNNGRLAGYTLKYQPVNNTNELGPVKVMTFLANETATTLSSLNSSMLYKFYLSAKTIKGSGPIITGEAFTVMDTIRSQPTVETGKGPKEPPHPTSPITQSPLPPFHKVPHVGPAFGKVNTSMSEDGAVISWDYFGHHKNVYVEYIVENSKQDWTKELVNGSHWHMIKGLKPGTSYKVRVVARDPADPAVHSTEEVVVLVPAVPSRQVDIATQGWFIGLMCAIALLILVLLIVCFIKRNKGGKYPVKEKEDAHQDPEIQPMKEDDGTFGEYSDTEDHKPLKGSRTPSNGTVRRDESDDSLVDYGEGGDGQFNEDGSFIGQYSGKKEKDTHEGNESSEAPSPVNAMNSFV from the exons ATGGACAGGAACAGGAAGCGGGTGCAGGGCTTCGGAGCTGTGCTATTGACACTCTTGTGTCACATGACCTCAGCGCTGGAAGTGCCTCTCGATC CTAAAGTACTGGAAGGAT TGCCACAACCCCCCACCATAACGCTACAGTCCCCGAAGGATTACATCTTTGATCCGCGGGAGAACATTGTCATCCACTGCGAGGCCAAGGGGAAGCCTCATCCCAG CTTCTCGTGGACGAGAAACGGGTCCCACTTTGATGTCGAGAAAGACTCCAAAGTCCTGATGAAGCCCGGATCGGGAACTCTGGTCATCGACATCAGCGGGGAGAAGGCCGAGGCCTACGAGGGAACGTACCAGTGCACGGCGCACAACGAGCACGGCACCGCCGTATCCAACAGCATCGTCATCAGACAGTCCA GGTCCCCCTTGTGGTCGAAGGAGAGAAATGAGGCCATCGTGGTGCAGATGGGGGTCTCCCTGGTGCTGCAGTGCCGACCCCCTGCTGGGCTGCCCCCGCCCGTCATCTTCTGGATGGATAACA ACTTCCAGAGGCTACCGCTGGATAAGCGAGTGTCCCAGGCTCTGAATGGAGACTTGTACTTTTCCAATGTTCTCCCAGAAGACACCAGGAGCGACTACATCTGCTACGCTCGCTTCcctcacacacaaaccatcCAGCAGAAACAGCCCATCTCCGTCACCGTGCTGGACA ACAGCCCAGAGGGGGAGCGGCGCCCCGTTTTCATGACGCCTCTGGGCGCCACCAGCACCAAGATGGTTCTGAGAGGGGAGACTCTGGAGCTGGAATGCGTTGCTGACGGCTT GCCCACTCCAGAGATCTCCTGGCAGAAGGGTGGAGGAGAGCTGCCGAGCAGCAGGATGTCCTTTTATAACTTCAGGAAAACGCTCAAGGTTTCTGACGTGACCGAAACTGACGGCGGGGACTACCGATGTACAGCCGCGAACAACTTGGGCACCATATACCACATCATCAAGGTCACCGTCAAAG CGGCTCCTTTCTGGGTCAGCGCTCCCAGGAACCTGATCCTCGCCCCGAACGAGACCGGCATCCTGACTTGTCGAGTTAACGGAGAGCCCAAACCCAAGATTAACTGGTTTGTCAACGGAGTCTCCATAGAGA ACGCACCAGAGGACCCCAGTCGGAAAGTGGATGATGACACTGTGATTCTTAGCAATGTGCAAACAGGGTCCAGCGCTGTCTACCAGTGTAACGCATCTAATGAATTTGGTTACCTGTTGGCAAACGCTTTTGTCAACGTTCTTG CTGAGCCACCAAGGGTGCTAACTCCACCCGACCGAGTGTACCAGGTCATCACCAACAACCCCGCGTTACTTCATTGCGCCTTCTTCGGCTCGCCAATACCATCCATCACATG GTTTAAAGACAGTCAGACCAGCGTTAAGAACGGGGACCCTTATGTGATCCATGAGAACGGTACATTGGAGATTCACGTGGCCCAGCCACTAAACAGTGGGAAGTACACCTGCATTGCCACCAACAGCCTGGGGATCAAGGAGAACCATATCTTCCTGGAGGTTAAAG AGCCCACCCGTATCCTAAAGCAGCCAGAGTACAGGGTGGTGCAGAGAGGCATGAGCGCTGTGTTCGAGTGTAAAGTCAAACACGACCCATCCCTCGTTCCCACCATGACCTGGCTCAAAGACAACGGAGAGCTGCCCGACGGGAG GTTTGAGGTGGGCGCGGACAGTCTGACCATCAATGACGTGACAGATGGAGACGAGGGCACCTACACCTGCATCATGAACACCACCCTCGACCAGGACTCAGCCAGCGCCATGCTGACTGTCGTAG AGGCTACTCCTACTCCAGCTATGGTCTACG AGAAACCTGACCCTCCGACTGACCTGGAACTGACTGACCAGACAGAGAGGAGCGTTCAGCTCACCTGGATCCCCGGAGACGAACACAACAGTCCCACACAGA AGTTTCTGATCCAATACGAGGATCTGCTCCACCAGCCAGGCGTTTGGATCAACCTGACGGATACTTCTGGTACCAGCACCACGGCGCGGTTAAACCTCTCTCCGTACGTCTACTACTCCTTCAGAGTCCTGGCTCTGAATCGCGTCGGCTACAGCGAGCCAAGCAAGCCCTCGAGCCAATACAGGACCAACCCTTCAG CACCTGATGACAATCCATCAGATGTTCAGGGAGGAGGAACAAAGCCTGGCAACTTAGTCATCTCCTGGACA TCGCTGACAGGATTTCAGGCTAACGGACCCCATCTGGAGTACAGGGTGCAGTGGAGACAGAAGGACGTAGATGACGATTGGTCCTCAAAGAACGTGGCCAACGTTTCGGAGTTCATTGTGTCTGGAACTCCAATCTACGTGCCCTACGAAGTCAAGGTTCAAGCTCTGAATGATTATGGCAGCGGCCCAGAGCCTGAAGTGGTGATTGGATACTCTGGAGAAGACT TGCCTTTGTCGGCTCCCGATAGTGTGCAGATCATGGTTCACAACAGCACGCTTGCAGAAGTCCACTGGGAGCCTGTTTCTTTCCCCTCGGTTAGAGGAAAACTACAGGGATACAAG GTATACTACCGGCGCGAGCGGGGCTTGCatgagacagaggaggacaCAGAGCAGCTGGAGCAGGTTTTGACGTTCAGTGGGAATCGTAGCGAGGGACGTCTGCCGGGCCTCCAGCCTTACAGCCAGTACAACCTCACCATCAGGGTCCTCAATAACAAGGGAGAAGGGCCTCCCAGCCCCAGCAAGAAGTTTGAGACACCTGAAGGAG TACCGGAGCGTCCTTCTTTCCTGAATGTCATAAACCACGGTTTGGACTCTCTCACTCTGGAATGGGGCCCACCATTGAACAACAATGGCCGCCTCGCTGGATACACACTGAAATACCAACCAG TCAACAACACCAACGAGCTGGGGCCAGTCAAGGTCATGACCTTCCTAGCCAACGAGACCGCCACGACCCTGAGCAGCCTGAACTCCAGCATGCTCTACAAGTTCTACTTGAGCGCAAAGACAATCAAGGGCTCCGGCCCCATCATCACAGGGGAGGCCTTCACAGTCATGGACACAA TTCGTTCTCAGCCCACTGTAGAGACGGGCAAAG GCCCTAAAGAGCCCCCTCACCCAACCTCCCCCATCACTCAGTCTCCGCTTCCCCCGTTTCACAAGG TGCCGCATGTAGGCCCTGCGTTTGGCAAAGTTAACACGTCCATGTCGGAGGACGGTGCAGTGATCAGTTGGGATTACTTTGGACACCATAAGAATGTATATGTGGAATATATTGTAGAAAACA GTAAACAGGACTGGACAAAGGAGTTGGTAAACGGTTCACACTGGCATATGATAAAAGGTTTAAAGCCAGGGACGTCCTATAAGGTGCGTGTGGTAGCTAGAGACCCGGCCGACCCGGCGGTCCACAGCACAGAAGAAGTGGTGGTCTTGGTTCCAG ccGTACCCAGCCGGCAGGTAGACATCGCCACCCAGGGCTGGTTTATCGGGCTGATGTGTGCCATCGCGCTCCTCATCTTGGTCCTCCTCATAGTGTGCTTCATCAAGAGGAACAAGGGTGGCAAATATCCAG tgaaagagaaagaagatgcTCACCAAGACCCAGAGATCCAGCCTATGAAGGAGGATGATGGGACATTTGGAGAGTACAG TGACACAGAGGACCACAAGCCGCTGAAGGGCAGCCGGACGCCGTCCAATGGGACGGTGCGCCGCGACGAGAGCGACGACAGCCTGGTGGACTACGGGGAGGGCGGGGACGGACAGTTCAACGAGGACGGCTCCTTCATTGGCCAGTACAGCggcaagaaagagaaagacacgCACGAAGGCAACGAGAGTTCGGAGGCCCCGTCGCCCGTCAACGCCATGAACTCGTTTGTCTAA
- the nrcama gene encoding neuronal cell adhesion molecule a isoform X11, whose protein sequence is MDRNRKRVQGFGAVLLTLLCHMTSALEVPLDLPQPPTITLQSPKDYIFDPRENIVIHCEAKGKPHPSFSWTRNGSHFDVEKDSKVLMKPGSGTLVIDISGEKAEAYEGTYQCTAHNEHGTAVSNSIVIRQSRSPLWSKERNEAIVVQMGVSLVLQCRPPAGLPPPVIFWMDNNFQRLPLDKRVSQALNGDLYFSNVLPEDTRSDYICYARFPHTQTIQQKQPISVTVLDNSPEGERRPVFMTPLGATSTKMVLRGETLELECVADGLPTPEISWQKGGGELPSSRMSFYNFRKTLKVSDVTETDGGDYRCTAANNLGTIYHIIKVTVKAAPFWVSAPRNLILAPNETGILTCRVNGEPKPKINWFVNGVSIENAPEDPSRKVDDDTVILSNVQTGSSAVYQCNASNEFGYLLANAFVNVLAEPPRVLTPPDRVYQVITNNPALLHCAFFGSPIPSITWFKDSQTSVKNGDPYVIHENGTLEIHVAQPLNSGKYTCIATNSLGIKENHIFLEVKEPTRILKQPEYRVVQRGMSAVFECKVKHDPSLVPTMTWLKDNGELPDGRFEVGADSLTINDVTDGDEGTYTCIMNTTLDQDSASAMLTVVEATPTPAMVYEKPDPPTDLELTDQTERSVQLTWIPGDEHNSPTQKFLIQYEDLLHQPGVWINLTDTSGTSTTARLNLSPYVYYSFRVLALNRVGYSEPSKPSSQYRTNPSAPDDNPSDVQGGGTKPGNLVISWTSLTGFQANGPHLEYRVQWRQKDVDDDWSSKNVANVSEFIVSGTPIYVPYEVKVQALNDYGSGPEPEVVIGYSGEDLPLSAPDSVQIMVHNSTLAEVHWEPVSFPSVRGKLQGYKVYYRRERGLHETEEDTEQLEQVLTFSGNRSEGRLPGLQPYSQYNLTIRVLNNKGEGPPSPSKKFETPEGVPERPSFLNVINHGLDSLTLEWGPPLNNNGRLAGYTLKYQPVNNTNELGPVKVMTFLANETATTLSSLNSSMLYKFYLSAKTIKGSGPIITGEAFTVMDTTVPSRQVDIATQGWFIGLMCAIALLILVLLIVCFIKRNKGGKYPVKEKEDAHQDPEIQPMKEDDGTFGEYRSMESDTEDHKPLKGSRTPSNGTVRRDESDDSLVDYGEGGDGQFNEDGSFIGQYSGKKEKDTHEGNESSEAPSPVNAMNSFV, encoded by the exons ATGGACAGGAACAGGAAGCGGGTGCAGGGCTTCGGAGCTGTGCTATTGACACTCTTGTGTCACATGACCTCAGCGCTGGAAGTGCCTCTCGATC TGCCACAACCCCCCACCATAACGCTACAGTCCCCGAAGGATTACATCTTTGATCCGCGGGAGAACATTGTCATCCACTGCGAGGCCAAGGGGAAGCCTCATCCCAG CTTCTCGTGGACGAGAAACGGGTCCCACTTTGATGTCGAGAAAGACTCCAAAGTCCTGATGAAGCCCGGATCGGGAACTCTGGTCATCGACATCAGCGGGGAGAAGGCCGAGGCCTACGAGGGAACGTACCAGTGCACGGCGCACAACGAGCACGGCACCGCCGTATCCAACAGCATCGTCATCAGACAGTCCA GGTCCCCCTTGTGGTCGAAGGAGAGAAATGAGGCCATCGTGGTGCAGATGGGGGTCTCCCTGGTGCTGCAGTGCCGACCCCCTGCTGGGCTGCCCCCGCCCGTCATCTTCTGGATGGATAACA ACTTCCAGAGGCTACCGCTGGATAAGCGAGTGTCCCAGGCTCTGAATGGAGACTTGTACTTTTCCAATGTTCTCCCAGAAGACACCAGGAGCGACTACATCTGCTACGCTCGCTTCcctcacacacaaaccatcCAGCAGAAACAGCCCATCTCCGTCACCGTGCTGGACA ACAGCCCAGAGGGGGAGCGGCGCCCCGTTTTCATGACGCCTCTGGGCGCCACCAGCACCAAGATGGTTCTGAGAGGGGAGACTCTGGAGCTGGAATGCGTTGCTGACGGCTT GCCCACTCCAGAGATCTCCTGGCAGAAGGGTGGAGGAGAGCTGCCGAGCAGCAGGATGTCCTTTTATAACTTCAGGAAAACGCTCAAGGTTTCTGACGTGACCGAAACTGACGGCGGGGACTACCGATGTACAGCCGCGAACAACTTGGGCACCATATACCACATCATCAAGGTCACCGTCAAAG CGGCTCCTTTCTGGGTCAGCGCTCCCAGGAACCTGATCCTCGCCCCGAACGAGACCGGCATCCTGACTTGTCGAGTTAACGGAGAGCCCAAACCCAAGATTAACTGGTTTGTCAACGGAGTCTCCATAGAGA ACGCACCAGAGGACCCCAGTCGGAAAGTGGATGATGACACTGTGATTCTTAGCAATGTGCAAACAGGGTCCAGCGCTGTCTACCAGTGTAACGCATCTAATGAATTTGGTTACCTGTTGGCAAACGCTTTTGTCAACGTTCTTG CTGAGCCACCAAGGGTGCTAACTCCACCCGACCGAGTGTACCAGGTCATCACCAACAACCCCGCGTTACTTCATTGCGCCTTCTTCGGCTCGCCAATACCATCCATCACATG GTTTAAAGACAGTCAGACCAGCGTTAAGAACGGGGACCCTTATGTGATCCATGAGAACGGTACATTGGAGATTCACGTGGCCCAGCCACTAAACAGTGGGAAGTACACCTGCATTGCCACCAACAGCCTGGGGATCAAGGAGAACCATATCTTCCTGGAGGTTAAAG AGCCCACCCGTATCCTAAAGCAGCCAGAGTACAGGGTGGTGCAGAGAGGCATGAGCGCTGTGTTCGAGTGTAAAGTCAAACACGACCCATCCCTCGTTCCCACCATGACCTGGCTCAAAGACAACGGAGAGCTGCCCGACGGGAG GTTTGAGGTGGGCGCGGACAGTCTGACCATCAATGACGTGACAGATGGAGACGAGGGCACCTACACCTGCATCATGAACACCACCCTCGACCAGGACTCAGCCAGCGCCATGCTGACTGTCGTAG AGGCTACTCCTACTCCAGCTATGGTCTACG AGAAACCTGACCCTCCGACTGACCTGGAACTGACTGACCAGACAGAGAGGAGCGTTCAGCTCACCTGGATCCCCGGAGACGAACACAACAGTCCCACACAGA AGTTTCTGATCCAATACGAGGATCTGCTCCACCAGCCAGGCGTTTGGATCAACCTGACGGATACTTCTGGTACCAGCACCACGGCGCGGTTAAACCTCTCTCCGTACGTCTACTACTCCTTCAGAGTCCTGGCTCTGAATCGCGTCGGCTACAGCGAGCCAAGCAAGCCCTCGAGCCAATACAGGACCAACCCTTCAG CACCTGATGACAATCCATCAGATGTTCAGGGAGGAGGAACAAAGCCTGGCAACTTAGTCATCTCCTGGACA TCGCTGACAGGATTTCAGGCTAACGGACCCCATCTGGAGTACAGGGTGCAGTGGAGACAGAAGGACGTAGATGACGATTGGTCCTCAAAGAACGTGGCCAACGTTTCGGAGTTCATTGTGTCTGGAACTCCAATCTACGTGCCCTACGAAGTCAAGGTTCAAGCTCTGAATGATTATGGCAGCGGCCCAGAGCCTGAAGTGGTGATTGGATACTCTGGAGAAGACT TGCCTTTGTCGGCTCCCGATAGTGTGCAGATCATGGTTCACAACAGCACGCTTGCAGAAGTCCACTGGGAGCCTGTTTCTTTCCCCTCGGTTAGAGGAAAACTACAGGGATACAAG GTATACTACCGGCGCGAGCGGGGCTTGCatgagacagaggaggacaCAGAGCAGCTGGAGCAGGTTTTGACGTTCAGTGGGAATCGTAGCGAGGGACGTCTGCCGGGCCTCCAGCCTTACAGCCAGTACAACCTCACCATCAGGGTCCTCAATAACAAGGGAGAAGGGCCTCCCAGCCCCAGCAAGAAGTTTGAGACACCTGAAGGAG TACCGGAGCGTCCTTCTTTCCTGAATGTCATAAACCACGGTTTGGACTCTCTCACTCTGGAATGGGGCCCACCATTGAACAACAATGGCCGCCTCGCTGGATACACACTGAAATACCAACCAG TCAACAACACCAACGAGCTGGGGCCAGTCAAGGTCATGACCTTCCTAGCCAACGAGACCGCCACGACCCTGAGCAGCCTGAACTCCAGCATGCTCTACAAGTTCTACTTGAGCGCAAAGACAATCAAGGGCTCCGGCCCCATCATCACAGGGGAGGCCTTCACAGTCATGGACACAA ccGTACCCAGCCGGCAGGTAGACATCGCCACCCAGGGCTGGTTTATCGGGCTGATGTGTGCCATCGCGCTCCTCATCTTGGTCCTCCTCATAGTGTGCTTCATCAAGAGGAACAAGGGTGGCAAATATCCAG tgaaagagaaagaagatgcTCACCAAGACCCAGAGATCCAGCCTATGAAGGAGGATGATGGGACATTTGGAGAGTACAG GTCTATGGAGAG TGACACAGAGGACCACAAGCCGCTGAAGGGCAGCCGGACGCCGTCCAATGGGACGGTGCGCCGCGACGAGAGCGACGACAGCCTGGTGGACTACGGGGAGGGCGGGGACGGACAGTTCAACGAGGACGGCTCCTTCATTGGCCAGTACAGCggcaagaaagagaaagacacgCACGAAGGCAACGAGAGTTCGGAGGCCCCGTCGCCCGTCAACGCCATGAACTCGTTTGTCTAA